The Candidatus Koribacter versatilis Ellin345 genome has a segment encoding these proteins:
- a CDS encoding polysaccharide pyruvyl transferase family protein, giving the protein MNITLVSTLNFNPGDEFIRLGMEHVLRQKFPDARLRPIHKHDPRTLFSGFSQKRSTPHRLLSPMLYRLYAGGPGRKQENYLESADIVVFAGTPFIWRNSPVLFRSTCANAEWVSPIWERLFDELRQVPVLNLAAGTSVSNQEQIDAITNDSTVSGFLKRALSRAQVTTVRDQISRDILGHLGFPVKTIPCSSILSAKGAFLEPQEPEYVAINLMRSASHSGRGHRGRPDEWRKSIERVVPEIEKRHRILFVSHSVDEDQTAAEWFPQHPRIVSKDPIVLLKAYSKALYGLCNRVHGAAAVATFGRPAIVVGGDSRINLIEQFGLPAYDHRQIDGPKLIERVEHIERNYDDYVRRLAAKIDDTQKAYLAALEQVLVQERQMAIGQ; this is encoded by the coding sequence TTGAATATCACGCTTGTCTCAACGCTCAACTTTAATCCGGGCGATGAGTTCATTCGCTTAGGTATGGAACACGTACTTCGTCAAAAATTTCCGGACGCAAGGTTGCGCCCAATTCACAAACACGATCCAAGGACGCTGTTTTCTGGGTTCTCCCAAAAACGGAGCACGCCGCACCGGCTGCTCTCCCCTATGCTTTACCGTTTGTACGCCGGCGGCCCAGGCCGTAAGCAAGAGAACTATCTCGAGAGTGCTGATATCGTGGTATTTGCTGGTACACCGTTCATCTGGCGCAATTCACCCGTTCTGTTTCGATCCACCTGCGCCAATGCCGAGTGGGTCTCGCCGATCTGGGAACGATTATTTGACGAGTTGCGACAAGTACCTGTATTGAATCTCGCGGCGGGCACAAGCGTTTCGAATCAGGAGCAAATTGACGCGATCACGAATGATTCTACGGTGAGCGGATTCCTTAAGCGCGCATTGTCACGAGCTCAAGTTACGACAGTGCGCGACCAGATTAGCCGCGATATCCTCGGTCATCTTGGGTTCCCCGTCAAGACTATCCCATGTTCTTCTATTCTCTCAGCAAAAGGAGCCTTCCTCGAGCCTCAGGAACCAGAGTATGTTGCGATCAATCTGATGCGCTCCGCTTCGCACAGTGGTCGCGGCCATCGCGGCCGTCCCGACGAGTGGCGGAAGTCGATCGAAAGGGTTGTCCCTGAAATCGAGAAAAGACACCGCATCCTATTTGTCTCCCATTCCGTGGATGAAGATCAGACCGCGGCAGAATGGTTTCCTCAGCATCCAAGGATCGTAAGCAAAGACCCGATCGTCTTGCTTAAGGCTTATTCGAAGGCACTCTATGGACTATGCAATCGAGTGCATGGTGCAGCGGCGGTAGCAACATTCGGCCGCCCGGCGATAGTTGTCGGAGGTGACAGTCGCATCAACCTGATCGAGCAGTTTGGACTGCCAGCCTACGATCACCGGCAGATCGACGGTCCTAAGTTGATCGAGCGTGTTGAACACATTGAGCGCAATTACGACGACTACGTTCGGCGTCTCGCCGCGAAAATCGATGACACTCAGAAGGCGTATCTGGCGGCGCTGGAACAAGTTTTGGTTCAAGAGCGACAAATGGCGATCGGACAATAG
- a CDS encoding glycosyltransferase family 9 protein, translated as MEKTWQQLGFIGFVKVVLHHAKCSRASLKGAVGVDPRGDVRSILWLRAVGCTEVYSFDRFLGSTSRVPPGIASLVPECSTTKMRWQNNLAFLEPLRIANQPMRAPNLSHLSQNSALVNGRIGIVAVAPWPGKFWLTQGWVTVVEYLKARSLVPVLICGPGQESQSAEATGFSVKEILSAKDVFDLARIISSCEALITLDSGPMHLASALKKPLVALFGPAHLPLWAPFSPNCEIVVSPLTSNGPIHLVDSNIELGKKIMREIESKSVIVAFEKVSAGSAKKFAFGSSLNLPAFLQK; from the coding sequence ATGGAGAAGACTTGGCAGCAACTCGGCTTTATAGGATTTGTGAAGGTTGTCCTTCATCACGCGAAGTGTTCCCGCGCGAGCCTGAAAGGTGCGGTGGGGGTTGACCCTCGCGGCGATGTACGTTCCATTCTCTGGCTTCGCGCCGTCGGATGCACCGAGGTGTACTCATTCGATCGGTTCCTTGGCTCGACTTCGCGTGTTCCACCGGGTATCGCGAGTCTTGTACCCGAGTGCTCAACGACCAAAATGCGCTGGCAAAACAACCTTGCGTTTTTGGAGCCACTAAGGATTGCGAACCAACCGATGCGGGCCCCGAATTTGAGTCACTTATCTCAAAATTCTGCCCTGGTTAATGGACGAATCGGTATCGTTGCCGTCGCCCCGTGGCCAGGAAAGTTCTGGCTGACGCAAGGCTGGGTTACCGTTGTCGAATATCTTAAGGCGCGCAGCCTAGTTCCCGTGTTGATTTGTGGCCCTGGACAAGAGTCTCAGTCCGCCGAAGCCACTGGTTTCTCCGTTAAGGAGATTTTGTCGGCAAAGGATGTTTTCGATCTCGCGCGAATAATTTCTAGTTGCGAGGCCCTCATTACGCTCGATTCCGGCCCGATGCACCTAGCAAGCGCGCTCAAGAAACCCTTGGTAGCGCTATTTGGTCCCGCACATTTGCCGCTCTGGGCTCCGTTCTCTCCTAACTGCGAGATCGTTGTTTCTCCGCTCACATCGAACGGCCCGATACATTTGGTGGATTCAAATATTGAACTTGGTAAGAAAATTATGCGAGAGATTGAAAGCAAGTCTGTCATTGTTGCGTTCGAGAAGGTTTCCGCGGGCAGTGCAAAAAAGTTCGCCTTCGGAAGTTCTTTGAACTTGCCCGCTTTTCTTCAAAAATAG
- a CDS encoding right-handed parallel beta-helix repeat-containing protein, whose translation MAKNVLIFLQVTVLGFASAAFAANASSVVRLKPDQDFASIIKNAPAGSQFEFAAGDYRMASITPKTGDSFRGNGQAVLNGAKLVTFRQDGKLWSISEQLGRSRNGSCEPSRPACLILNDLFIDDKLQTLVLDRSQLTVGTWYYDQASLKAYISVDPTGHKVELGSAPLAFAGSATDVTIDGFTVEKYANSPQTGAVGGYNGSAHSWIIRHVETRWNHGVGIAVGSNSIIQSSNSHHNGQLGMAAHGENIQILDNTISNNNYAGFKIVWEAGGTKFSGSDHLLVRGNVVEANYGNGLWTDIDNIHVVYEKNRVLNNTGAGIVHEISYDAVIRNNFVSGNRVGIIIILSSNVQAYGNVVEVPPNGTDAIRVANGNRGEGKFGPYVAHDIRVYDNIITFLGSSGRSGLSGPLDTARNVVFENNQYHLLGGGNAHWIWGSPNPVPLSEVQRVGSDKGAKVSREPAKMIDPTRSPE comes from the coding sequence TTGGCGAAGAATGTTTTGATATTCCTGCAAGTGACCGTACTCGGATTCGCATCCGCGGCTTTCGCCGCGAATGCCTCAAGTGTCGTTCGCCTGAAACCTGATCAGGATTTCGCGTCCATCATCAAGAATGCCCCGGCTGGCTCGCAGTTTGAGTTCGCGGCGGGTGACTATCGCATGGCTTCGATCACCCCGAAAACTGGCGATTCGTTTCGTGGAAACGGGCAGGCTGTTCTGAATGGGGCGAAGCTGGTCACGTTTAGGCAGGACGGGAAACTTTGGAGCATCAGTGAGCAGTTGGGTCGCTCGAGAAACGGATCCTGCGAGCCGTCGCGCCCAGCATGCCTGATCTTGAACGATCTCTTTATTGACGACAAACTGCAGACCCTGGTGCTTGATAGATCTCAACTAACGGTTGGAACCTGGTACTACGACCAGGCGTCTTTGAAAGCGTACATCAGTGTGGATCCGACCGGCCATAAAGTAGAGTTAGGATCCGCGCCGCTTGCTTTTGCGGGATCGGCGACCGATGTGACGATTGACGGCTTTACTGTCGAAAAATATGCTAATTCGCCACAGACTGGGGCGGTCGGTGGGTATAACGGCAGCGCACACTCGTGGATAATTCGTCACGTTGAGACGCGTTGGAATCACGGTGTAGGCATTGCAGTGGGCAGTAACAGCATAATTCAGTCAAGTAATTCTCATCATAATGGCCAACTCGGAATGGCTGCACACGGCGAGAATATCCAGATTTTGGATAATACGATCTCGAACAACAACTATGCGGGTTTCAAAATCGTTTGGGAGGCGGGTGGAACCAAATTCTCTGGCTCTGACCACCTTTTGGTTCGTGGGAATGTTGTTGAAGCGAACTACGGTAACGGGCTTTGGACCGACATCGATAACATCCACGTAGTCTACGAAAAAAACAGAGTTCTCAACAATACGGGCGCCGGAATTGTGCATGAAATTAGCTATGATGCTGTGATCCGCAACAATTTCGTGTCCGGCAATCGAGTCGGAATCATCATCATTCTTTCTTCGAATGTACAAGCTTATGGCAACGTCGTTGAGGTGCCTCCGAACGGTACGGACGCCATACGAGTTGCGAATGGCAACCGCGGCGAAGGGAAATTTGGTCCATATGTCGCCCACGATATTCGGGTGTATGACAACATCATTACGTTCCTGGGATCGAGTGGGCGCAGCGGACTTAGTGGGCCATTGGATACGGCGAGAAACGTCGTTTTCGAAAATAACCAATATCACCTGCTCGGTGGTGGAAACGCTCACTGGATATGGGGATCTCCCAATCCAGTGCCATTGAGTGAAGTGCAACGTGTCGGCTCGGACAAAGGGGCAAAGGTCTCACGAGAACCTGCGAAGATGATCGATCCAACGCGATCCCCAGAGTAG
- a CDS encoding O-antigen ligase family protein has product MPVVPWSRDAAIVMLKPGDASVHLAAAALFWLILERQSSARKRRGFSAMQGVAIAGWFGATMFVLVRTRAGVLAIIIPMALVSLLKLRRVAWKVGVFAVAGTFLLAMILESNLIQINIHGRKFSSEQITNNLYSIAGQGDEKTDLENTKVWRLIWWRHIVQYTVFGPYFWTGKGFGINLVLQDGPPHVTEDDKTTRSPHNGSMTVLARMGVPGLVMWASLNLVFLFRMLRAYRRAARSGAQFWASVNLWVLCYWIAAFINLSFDVYIEGPVGGILFWSIIGFGVSCLRVQSYEARQIAHGRVRNFHTRSAEQLAVRELSPS; this is encoded by the coding sequence ATGCCCGTTGTTCCGTGGAGTCGAGACGCTGCCATCGTTATGTTGAAGCCCGGTGATGCAAGTGTCCATCTCGCGGCAGCTGCACTTTTCTGGTTGATCCTTGAGAGGCAGAGCTCCGCGCGGAAGAGAAGAGGTTTCTCGGCCATGCAAGGCGTTGCTATAGCCGGATGGTTTGGCGCTACGATGTTTGTACTAGTCAGAACTCGTGCTGGGGTTCTTGCCATCATCATTCCGATGGCCCTGGTTTCACTTCTGAAATTGCGAAGAGTAGCCTGGAAGGTTGGCGTATTTGCCGTTGCAGGAACTTTCCTGCTGGCAATGATCTTGGAATCGAATCTGATCCAGATCAATATACACGGCCGTAAATTCAGTTCGGAGCAGATTACAAACAACCTGTATAGCATAGCGGGCCAAGGAGATGAGAAGACCGATCTTGAGAATACAAAGGTGTGGAGACTTATCTGGTGGAGGCACATAGTTCAATACACTGTTTTCGGCCCTTATTTCTGGACTGGAAAAGGCTTCGGAATCAATCTGGTGTTGCAAGATGGCCCGCCCCATGTAACGGAGGACGATAAGACAACGCGTAGCCCTCACAATGGAAGTATGACAGTGCTAGCGCGCATGGGAGTTCCTGGTCTCGTGATGTGGGCCTCGCTGAATCTCGTGTTTCTCTTCCGAATGCTCCGGGCCTACCGCCGCGCTGCCCGATCGGGAGCCCAGTTCTGGGCTTCGGTGAATCTATGGGTTCTATGTTATTGGATTGCTGCTTTTATCAACTTGAGTTTCGATGTTTACATCGAAGGGCCAGTGGGTGGAATTTTGTTTTGGTCGATTATCGGCTTCGGCGTGTCCTGCCTGCGCGTACAGAGCTATGAAGCGCGTCAGATTGCGCACGGCCGAGTGAGAAATTTTCATACCAGGTCAGCAGAGCAGTTGGCGGTCAGGGAATTATCGCCATCCTGA
- a CDS encoding lipopolysaccharide biosynthesis protein produces MKESSIIRLKSRVLRGRGVYSLADQVLVSGSNFAASVVLVRGLGLTEFGKFSVAFVILLYANALEMSLINSPMLTLAPAMEEGEKRRFVEGMMALQVSTSALLFVVFGLGAGIIHFLTGYLSVASAVALAGAAGTFQFQDWVRRYYFLANKSKLAIASDFISYFIQFVIFVLLWKTGRLTLFSTFVTMFATSLAGGLMAPFTDGLRPAFDRLGEVWNRSRHLARDLFVANQMRWAGLQGVFLVGTYIVGAAAAGGLRATQNFAGPVNVALSSLENFVPIRITEELKHHGVLRAHRYMRIAIIGGTLFFSALFLPIVVFGRPILRFTYGAALVEFYWPMVLQLACLVIQISANMWYQLFRGMQDSRAILRGNAAFALVSLLTIYSFGKLWGVTGIVLSSLAGQSSIVVYYVFHWTRHRQQIIARYPSPTPTAEVFDVQGSLSEVVSVDGA; encoded by the coding sequence TTGAAAGAGTCATCCATCATTCGACTAAAGTCGAGAGTTCTGCGTGGCCGCGGCGTCTATTCGCTTGCCGATCAGGTCTTAGTGAGCGGGTCGAACTTCGCGGCCAGTGTGGTTCTGGTGCGCGGGCTAGGCTTGACTGAATTCGGAAAGTTCAGTGTGGCGTTTGTCATTCTTCTCTACGCCAATGCGCTGGAGATGAGTCTTATCAATTCGCCGATGTTGACACTGGCTCCCGCGATGGAAGAAGGCGAGAAGCGTCGTTTCGTGGAAGGGATGATGGCGCTCCAGGTTTCTACCAGCGCGCTGTTGTTCGTAGTGTTCGGTCTCGGCGCCGGAATAATCCACTTCTTGACCGGCTACCTCTCGGTTGCCAGCGCGGTTGCGCTGGCGGGAGCTGCGGGTACATTCCAATTCCAGGACTGGGTGCGACGCTACTACTTCTTGGCGAATAAGAGCAAACTCGCGATTGCCAGCGACTTCATTAGCTACTTCATCCAGTTCGTTATCTTCGTTCTGCTTTGGAAAACCGGTCGGCTCACGCTGTTCTCCACGTTTGTCACAATGTTCGCGACGTCCCTGGCTGGCGGCTTGATGGCGCCTTTTACCGACGGCCTGAGACCGGCGTTTGATCGATTGGGAGAGGTCTGGAACCGATCGCGGCATTTGGCGCGCGATCTGTTTGTTGCAAACCAGATGCGGTGGGCAGGCCTGCAAGGCGTGTTCCTGGTCGGGACCTACATTGTCGGCGCAGCAGCGGCGGGAGGGCTCCGTGCGACGCAGAACTTCGCAGGTCCAGTCAACGTCGCTCTGAGTTCGCTGGAGAACTTCGTCCCGATCCGCATTACCGAGGAGCTTAAACATCACGGAGTTCTACGCGCTCACCGCTACATGCGAATCGCGATCATCGGGGGAACACTGTTTTTTAGTGCACTCTTTCTCCCGATTGTCGTCTTCGGACGACCGATCCTTCGGTTTACATATGGTGCGGCTCTAGTCGAATTTTACTGGCCTATGGTATTGCAACTGGCTTGCCTTGTAATTCAGATATCCGCAAATATGTGGTATCAGCTCTTCCGCGGAATGCAAGACTCCCGCGCGATCCTGCGCGGAAATGCAGCTTTTGCATTGGTCAGCCTTCTGACCATTTACTCATTCGGAAAGCTCTGGGGCGTCACGGGAATCGTACTGTCGTCTTTGGCGGGCCAAAGTAGCATTGTCGTTTATTACGTATTTCATTGGACGCGTCATCGTCAGCAGATCATCGCTCGATATCCATCGCCCACCCCTACCGCGGAGGTGTTCGATGTACAAGGTAGCTTGTCCGAGGTTGTCTCCGTGGATGGGGCGTAG